GCAGGACGGCCTCTCTACTGCACGAACAGGAAGTCCGCGTCCGGTATCAACGATACTGCGTTCTACAGGTTCGACCCGGCGAAGTCGGGGAACTTGCGGCTTGAGGCGAGTCGGGCCGCGAATAGACCACGTGGAGCATCGCGCTGTCGAGCGTGATGTCTTTGATGGCGTCGAGCATCACGGCCCGGTTCACCAGCGAATCCGCGACCGTGATGGCCGGCTTCTGCGACAGGGCGTAAAGCGTGAGGGTGTAGGTCTTGGGTCCGGGGCCCTTGGAATGGGGCGGCGTGAATTCCATCCGGCCGTTGACGCTGTTGTTTCCCAGCTTGCCGACGCCGGTCACGTTCTTGGGCAGGCTCTCGACGTCGGGCGGGATGTTGTACAGGACCCAGTACCAGTGGATGTCGGTCGGCGAGGCCACGTGGTGCATTATCAGGGCGTAGCTTGCGGTCGCGGTCGGAGCGCCGCTCCACTCGAGCGGGAGGGTCGCGCCCGCGCCGAAGCCGGTGTATTCAATCGGCAGCGTGTCGCCCTCGGCGACCACGCTGCTACGGAGCGTGAAGGTCCCAGTCTGCCTGGCCGAGCAAGCCACGCAGAGCAGGCTCACGATGATTGCGATGGCCTTCCAGTTCATGATTCCTCCTGTCGGTTTTCAGTCGTCGTCGTCGGGCGTTTGGAACAGGAAGTCGGTGTTCGGGATCGCCGGCATCGCGACGGGCTGCGAGTACAGGAACGCTCCCTGGTTCGTGCTGCTGACCCCGCCGCGCAGCTTCGCGAGCGCGCTCTTCTGTTCGCTGGTCAGCGTCTTGTACACGTCCGCGAATGCCGTGGCGTAGAGATACGATATCTCGCCGTCCAGCTTGCCGTACAGCCGGGCAAGGAGTACCACCTGGTCCCGGTCCACTGTGTCCCCGGTCATGAATTGCCGCAGCAGCGTCGCGATGGCCCGCCGTCGGCTGACGATTTCACTAAGGTCCTGGCGCTGGCTGTCCACGAGCCCGGTAATCAGCTTCCGCTGCGGCTCGGACAGGGCAGCAAGGAACTGCTCGCCGCTGTTGCCGGTAATCGTGGTGCTGATTGAGT
The bacterium genome window above contains:
- a CDS encoding YbhB/YbcL family Raf kinase inhibitor-like protein — its product is MNWKAIAIIVSLLCVACSARQTGTFTLRSSVVAEGDTLPIEYTGFGAGATLPLEWSGAPTATASYALIMHHVASPTDIHWYWVLYNIPPDVESLPKNVTGVGKLGNNSVNGRMEFTPPHSKGPGPKTYTLTLYALSQKPAITVADSLVNRAVMLDAIKDITLDSAMLHVVYSRPDSPQAASSPTSPGRTCRTQYR